In Capricornis sumatraensis isolate serow.1 chromosome 16, serow.2, whole genome shotgun sequence, a genomic segment contains:
- the LOC138092932 gene encoding olfactory receptor 8J3-like codes for MAHENFTRVTEFILTGVSERPDLQIPLFFVFLVIYGLTMTGNLSIITLTSVDSHLHTPMYFFLRHLAIINLGNSTVIAPKMLINFLVKKHTTSFYECATQLGMFLVFIVAEIFILAVMAYDRYVAICHPLLYMAVVSRRTCFLLVSLTYLYSLSTALVASSSVFSMSYCSSNVINHFYCDIVPLIALSCSDTSFPETVVFVSASTNLVFSIITVVASYFNIVLSILRIRSSEGRKRAFSTCASHMTAVSVFYGTLLFMYLQPQTNHSMGVDKMASVFYTLVIPMLNPMIYSLRNKDVKAALKRFLTNSCGSFKLM; via the coding sequence ATGGCTCATGAAAATTTCACCCGAGTCACTGAATTTATTCTCACAGGAGTCTCAGAACGCCCAGATCTTCAGATCCCTCTCTTCTTTGTCTTCCTGGTCATCTATGGACTGACCATGACAGGGAACCTAAGCATCATCACCCTCACCAGTGTGGACTCTCACCTTCATAcccccatgtatttcttcctccGGCACTTGGCCATCATCAATCTTGGCAATTCAACTGTGATTGCTCCTAAAATGCTGATCAACTTCTTAGTAAAGAAACACACCACCTCCTTCTATGAATGTGCCACCCAACTGGGCATGTTCTTGGTTTTCATTGTagctgaaattttcattttagctgtgatggcctatgaccgctatgtggccatttGTCACCCCCTGCTCTACATGGCGGTGGTGTCTCGGAGGACCTGCTTTCTGCTAGTTTCCCTCACATACCTCTACAGCCTTTCCACAGCTCTTGTGGCTTCATCTTCTGTATTCTCCATGTCTTACTGCTCTTCCAATGTAATCAATCATTTTTACTGTGATATTGTCCCTCTGATAGCATTGTCTTGCTCTGATACTTCCTTTCCGGAAACAGTAGTATTTGTATCTGCATCTACAAATTTGGTGTTTTCCATAATTACCGTTGTAGCATCTTATTTCAACATTGTTCTGTCCATTCTAAGGATACGTTcatcagaaggaagaaaaagagcctTCTCCACATGTGCCTCACATATGACAGCAGTGTCAGTCTTCTACGGAACTCTGCTTTTCATGTATTTGCAGCCTCAGACTAACCATTCTATGGGTGTTGATAAAATGGCTTCAGTGTTTTATACGCTGGTGATTCCCATGCTGAACCCCATGATCTACAGCCTGAGGAACAAGGACGTGAAGGCTGCCTTGAAGAGATTTCTGACAAATTCATGCGGTTCTTTTAAACTGATGTAA
- the LOC138092271 gene encoding olfactory receptor 8J3-like, translating to MANGNFTQVTEFLTGVSERPDLQIPLFFVFLVIYGLTMTGNLSNITLTSVDSRLQTPMYFFLQHLAIICLDNSTVIAPKMLINFLVKKHTTSYYECATQLGAFSVFIVAEVLMLAVMAYDHYVAICHPLLYMAVVSRRTCFLLVSLTYLYSFCTSIVTSSSVFSMTYCSSNVINHFYCDTVSLIALSCSDTSVPEAVIHISASTNLMFSLITVVASYFNIFLSILKIRSSEGQKRAFSTCASHMTAVSVFYGTLLFMYLQPQTNHSMGAAKMASVFYTLVIPRLNPMIYSLRHKDVKAALKRFIRNPCCFLKSF from the coding sequence ATGGCTAATGGAAATTTCACTCAGGTCACTGAGTTTCTCACAGGAGTCTCAGAACGTCCAGACCTCCAGATCCCACTCTTCTTTGTCTTCCTGGTCATCTATGGACTGACCATGACAGGGAACCTAAGCAACATCACCCTCACCAGTGTGGACTCTCGGCTTCAGAcccccatgtatttcttcctccagcACTTGGCTATCATCTGTCTTGACAATTCAACTGTCATTGCCCCTAAAATGCTGATCAATTTCTTAGTAAAGAAACACACCACCTCCTACTATGAATGTGCCACCCAACTGGGAGCGTTCTCAGTTTTCATTGTAGCTGAGGTGCTCATGTTAgccgtgatggcctatgaccaTTATGTGGCCATTTGTCACCCCCTGCTCTACATGGCGGTGGTGTCTCGGCGGACCTGCTTTCTGCTAGTTTCCCTCACATACCTCTATAGCTTTTGCACATCAATCGTGACTTCATCTTCTGTATTCTCTATGACTTATTGCTCTTCCAATGTAATCAATCATTTTTACTGTGATACTGTCTCTCTGATAGCATTGTCTTGCTCTGATACTTCAGTTCCAGAAGCAGTAATACATATATCTGCATCTACAAATTTGATGTTTTCCTTAATTACTGTTGTAGCATCTTATTTCAACATTTTtctgtccattctaaagataCGTTCATCAGAAGGACAGAAAAGAGCCTTCTCCACATGTGCCTCACATATGACAGCAGTGTCAGTCTTCTATGGAACGCTACTTTTTATGTATTTGCAGCCTCAAACTAACCATTCTATGGGTGCTGCTAAAATGGCTTCAGTGTTCTATACACTGGTGATACCCAGGCTGAACCCCATGATCTACAGCCTGAGGCACAAGGACGTGAAAGCTGCATTGAAGAGATTTATTAGAAATccatgctgttttttaaaatcattctag